The Legionella cincinnatiensis genome includes a region encoding these proteins:
- a CDS encoding GNAT family N-acetyltransferase encodes MNQYKVRGVQPRDKESWLTLWNEYLEFYHMSLLPQVTDNTWHVFLSEEEHMRCIVCCDAQDVPVGFLTFILHLSTWSIASECYVHDLYVNPAHRRAGVAKMLMDELKHMSKFQKWSRIYWLTQLDNDVAQNFYNQIGTSEPWMVYVMSNSSTAI; translated from the coding sequence ATGAATCAATATAAAGTTAGAGGGGTACAACCTAGGGATAAAGAGAGCTGGTTAACCCTATGGAATGAGTATTTAGAGTTTTATCATATGTCTTTGCTTCCTCAGGTGACTGATAATACATGGCATGTGTTCCTCTCTGAGGAAGAACATATGAGGTGTATTGTTTGCTGTGATGCCCAAGATGTTCCTGTAGGATTTCTTACGTTTATTCTTCATTTAAGTACCTGGAGTATCGCTTCAGAATGTTATGTACATGATTTATACGTTAACCCCGCGCATAGGAGAGCTGGTGTGGCAAAAATGCTTATGGATGAATTAAAACACATGAGTAAGTTTCAAAAATGGAGTAGGATTTATTGGTTAACTCAGCTTGACAATGATGTGGCGCAAAATTTTTACAATCAAATTGGAACGAGCGAACCTTGGATGGTGTATGTAATGTCTAACTCTTCTACAGCAATTTAA
- a CDS encoding cupin domain-containing protein: protein MSQWLDAKRSKEDFGLFFSNFENIAPGVNVHPINFALSQATPPFHTTYFQVLSQCETPLDSHQEEEIWIVLQGCGILNYEGSCHYLSAQDIFYFAAFKKHQVRNPTNELLLICSIYW, encoded by the coding sequence ATGTCTCAATGGCTTGATGCAAAGAGGAGCAAGGAGGATTTTGGGCTGTTTTTTTCAAATTTTGAGAACATAGCTCCTGGGGTCAATGTACATCCTATTAATTTCGCATTATCTCAAGCAACCCCTCCTTTTCATACTACCTATTTTCAGGTATTAAGTCAGTGTGAAACCCCATTGGACTCCCATCAAGAAGAGGAAATCTGGATTGTTTTACAAGGATGCGGCATTTTAAATTATGAAGGATCGTGTCATTACCTTAGCGCACAAGATATTTTTTACTTTGCTGCGTTTAAAAAACATCAAGTAAGAAACCCTACCAATGAATTACTGCTTATTTGCTCTATTTATTGGTAG
- a CDS encoding alpha/beta hydrolase family protein — protein sequence MHDIIKPALFNAQLIRSLGCTTYQGAEIGECLAIASQIEPGNKESWYTHWITFADNNYNLAETYRSQGLYFDAKLAFLRACTYYRTAFFFLEDEPTDPRIEHALQYSIQAFHRALEFFETPVEKVEIPFANSKLPGYLYLHESFSNHPRPILIDTGGGDSTKEECYGTAAEALKRGFHCLTFEGPGQGSMLRFNKIPFIPDWEHVIRAVVDFIIDRPQIDPNKMFLIGRSFGGYLAARAVTKEMRIAACIVDPGIFDASANLEAKFNSFRTQFPDLKNASLEQALSHLMKTDENLRFMLESRKWRFGAKTIEEMLHKTRAYTLKGLVEKIQCPMLVCDNTLEYITLGQAKKLYEQLQCKKQYILFDAQEGTGGHCEPLAPRLFSAKIYAWLSAL from the coding sequence ATGCATGATATCATTAAACCGGCGCTATTTAATGCTCAATTAATCAGAAGCTTAGGATGTACTACCTATCAAGGAGCTGAAATAGGAGAATGTCTTGCTATAGCGAGTCAAATAGAACCTGGCAATAAAGAAAGCTGGTATACTCATTGGATTACTTTTGCTGATAATAATTATAATCTTGCTGAAACGTATCGTAGCCAAGGACTTTATTTTGACGCGAAATTGGCTTTTTTACGGGCCTGTACTTATTACCGCACCGCATTTTTTTTCCTAGAAGATGAACCCACAGATCCTCGGATTGAACACGCACTACAATACAGTATTCAAGCGTTCCATCGGGCGCTTGAGTTTTTTGAAACCCCTGTAGAAAAAGTAGAAATTCCTTTTGCAAATAGTAAATTGCCTGGTTATCTTTATCTGCATGAATCTTTTTCGAATCATCCTAGGCCTATCCTAATTGACACTGGAGGCGGAGATAGCACTAAAGAAGAGTGTTATGGCACCGCCGCTGAGGCATTAAAACGAGGCTTTCATTGCTTAACTTTTGAAGGTCCGGGTCAAGGCAGTATGTTGCGTTTTAATAAAATACCTTTTATTCCTGATTGGGAGCACGTAATTCGTGCAGTTGTTGATTTTATTATCGACCGCCCACAAATCGATCCTAATAAAATGTTCCTAATTGGCCGAAGCTTTGGGGGATATCTTGCTGCGCGAGCAGTAACTAAAGAAATGCGCATTGCAGCTTGCATTGTTGATCCAGGTATATTTGATGCGAGTGCTAATCTAGAAGCAAAATTTAATTCGTTTAGGACCCAATTCCCAGATTTAAAAAATGCTTCTTTAGAGCAAGCTTTAAGTCATCTTATGAAAACAGATGAAAATTTACGATTTATGTTAGAAAGCAGAAAGTGGCGATTTGGTGCTAAAACAATTGAGGAAATGCTCCATAAAACGCGTGCTTACACGTTAAAAGGATTGGTCGAAAAGATTCAATGTCCCATGCTGGTTTGTGATAATACTTTAGAATACATTACCTTAGGCCAGGCAAAAAAACTATATGAGCAGCTACAGTGCAAAAAGCAATACATTCTTTTTGATGCTCAAGAAGGGACAGGAGGTCATTGTGAACCACTTGCCCCAAGATTATTTAGCGCAAAAATTTATGCTTGGCTCAGTGCCTTGTAA